A genomic stretch from Desulfohalobium retbaense DSM 5692 includes:
- a CDS encoding DUF2079 domain-containing protein: MTKFKQLFFLITFFHFVVFLLAGLSRHWGFLTTFVDMAKYEREIINIIQTGKFFSTYSVHFDPIHLIFLPFYAIYPTSTWFIIGQTLAISITGLIIFNLAQRVLESEKLALIWSFIFLINPFLLNAVAWDVDTITLAVPFVALGFVATESKNFKLMLFSSIFILACKEHLGILIIGFGLLWWVHNRQWKQGIGLVIIGIIHFYLVFEVIMPSLSPTGSHPMLAEGLGTASRYGWLGDSLSQMMETLITQPFVLLKTIMISMGGLGYLIILLLPFLFLPLLGLGFLLPGIADLAANMLSSNPMPRSPIAYHSAALIPILTTAAIYGVYKLSKWQKRFSITEISVFVLIASVGLGYVFAPFPLPGAKNVWAPATLLSLPDPRVQEIQYLVQDCSVSVQANVGAHFSNKSDIYKYPKRVEQSDAIILRMKSPTKNIHNYKSKERRRYIIGMLDNHLQMDRNEYLDSIEDLVNNDEFEIAYWDNPWLVFKKGVVGKNVGSEVRARVQELREKW; the protein is encoded by the coding sequence ATGACCAAATTTAAGCAATTATTTTTTTTGATCACGTTTTTTCATTTTGTCGTTTTCTTATTAGCTGGACTGTCCCGGCACTGGGGGTTCTTAACTACTTTTGTTGATATGGCAAAATACGAACGTGAAATCATAAATATAATTCAAACAGGGAAATTTTTCTCTACTTACTCTGTTCATTTTGATCCTATACATCTTATATTTTTACCGTTTTATGCTATATATCCAACATCAACTTGGTTTATAATTGGTCAAACACTCGCTATTTCTATAACAGGATTGATCATTTTTAACTTAGCACAGCGTGTACTTGAATCTGAAAAACTTGCTCTGATATGGAGCTTTATATTTTTAATTAATCCTTTTCTGCTTAATGCCGTAGCATGGGATGTAGACACAATAACATTGGCTGTTCCTTTTGTCGCATTGGGATTTGTTGCTACAGAGTCTAAAAATTTCAAGCTTATGCTTTTCTCTTCAATTTTTATCCTAGCCTGCAAGGAACACCTAGGTATCCTGATCATTGGCTTTGGCCTGCTATGGTGGGTACACAACAGGCAATGGAAACAAGGAATCGGTCTAGTCATCATTGGTATAATTCATTTTTACTTGGTCTTTGAAGTCATCATGCCGTCCCTGTCCCCTACAGGTAGCCACCCAATGTTGGCTGAGGGTTTAGGCACAGCGAGCCGGTACGGGTGGTTGGGAGATTCCCTGAGTCAAATGATGGAAACGCTTATTACCCAGCCCTTCGTTCTTTTGAAAACAATCATGATCTCCATGGGCGGACTGGGATATTTAATTATTCTCCTTTTACCGTTTTTGTTTTTACCTCTTTTAGGATTAGGATTTCTTTTGCCAGGAATAGCTGATTTGGCAGCCAATATGTTATCTTCAAACCCCATGCCGAGAAGCCCTATCGCCTACCACAGCGCAGCTCTTATTCCCATACTCACAACTGCTGCCATCTACGGAGTATATAAGCTTTCCAAATGGCAAAAACGATTTTCCATCACTGAAATATCTGTATTTGTGCTAATTGCCAGCGTAGGGCTGGGCTATGTCTTTGCCCCTTTTCCACTGCCAGGAGCCAAAAATGTCTGGGCTCCTGCTACTCTTCTGAGCCTTCCAGACCCGCGTGTGCAGGAAATACAATACTTAGTCCAAGACTGTTCAGTTTCTGTTCAAGCCAATGTTGGAGCTCATTTTTCAAACAAATCAGATATATATAAATATCCTAAAAGGGTTGAGCAGTCAGATGCAATCATCCTTAGAATGAAATCGCCAACAAAAAATATCCACAACTATAAAAGCAAAGAAAGGCGCCGATACATAATTGGGATGTTGGACAATCACCTGCAGATGGACCGTAATGAATACCTAGACTCAATCGAGGACCTGGTGAACAACGATGAGTTTGAAATCGCCTATTGGGACAATCCATGGCTGGTTTTCAAAAAAGGTGTTGTAGGAAAGAATGTCGGCTCGGAGGTCAGGGCAAGGGTTCAGGAATTGCGGGAGAAATGGTGA
- a CDS encoding glycosyltransferase family 2 protein: MKLIIQIPCYNEEDTLPLTLSELPRHVPGFEEVEWLVINDGSIDKTVKVANENGVDHVISYTSNRGLAHAFRIGLQACLDRGADVIVHTDADNQYAASSIPDLVLPVLRDEADLVVGDRQVWKHQEFGWSKKFLQDLGSKVVSHLSRISVPDVTSGFRAFSREAALTLNVLSRYTYTHETIIQAGMQNLKVVSVPVKVNPATRPSRLFRSQTAYVLRSAATILRVYTMYRALRVLLTIATPIFLAGFGLGIRFLYFYMTGNGSGHIQSLILCAVLLNLSFFLALIGILADLIGCNRRILEDLLLRVRLNGSIITIDKTSSRISDKKKTIKYYK, encoded by the coding sequence ATGAAGCTCATCATTCAGATCCCCTGTTATAATGAGGAAGACACTTTGCCTTTGACCTTAAGCGAGCTGCCACGGCATGTTCCGGGTTTTGAGGAGGTCGAGTGGCTAGTGATCAACGACGGGTCCATCGACAAAACGGTCAAAGTAGCCAACGAGAACGGGGTAGACCATGTCATCAGCTATACCTCCAACCGTGGGCTCGCTCATGCGTTTCGCATCGGTTTGCAGGCCTGCCTGGACAGGGGTGCAGATGTGATTGTGCATACGGATGCAGACAATCAATACGCCGCGAGCAGCATACCTGATCTGGTTTTACCAGTACTTAGGGACGAAGCTGATTTGGTAGTGGGGGACCGGCAGGTCTGGAAACACCAGGAATTCGGATGGTCCAAAAAATTCCTACAAGATTTGGGCAGCAAAGTGGTCAGCCATCTGTCCCGGATTTCTGTACCAGATGTCACCAGCGGTTTCCGGGCCTTCAGCCGGGAGGCGGCACTAACCCTGAATGTACTCAGCCGGTATACCTATACCCATGAGACGATTATTCAGGCTGGAATGCAAAATTTGAAGGTGGTTTCTGTTCCAGTCAAAGTCAATCCGGCCACACGTCCGAGCCGACTGTTCCGTTCTCAAACTGCTTATGTCCTTCGCAGCGCCGCCACCATCCTGCGGGTCTATACCATGTATCGGGCCCTACGAGTCCTTTTGACCATTGCCACACCCATTTTCTTGGCCGGATTCGGGCTGGGAATTCGATTTTTGTATTTTTACATGACGGGAAACGGAAGTGGCCACATCCAGTCCCTTATACTCTGTGCCGTACTCCTTAATCTTAGCTTTTTCCTGGCCCTCATTGGCATTTTGGCAGATTTGATTGGTTGCAACAGACGAATACTTGAGGATTTGCTTTTGCGCGTCAGGTTAAACGGAAGTATTATTACTATAGATAAGACGTCGTCTCGAATAAGTGATAAGAAAAAGACAATAAAGTATTATAAGTGA
- a CDS encoding glycosyltransferase: MSSNNYGRILCLTSNFPRWEGDSTPLFILNLAKDLQSLGWTVDVLAPHAPGAAKKERIQGLQVERFQYWWPAVRQNICYQGGALVNLRKNKAVFSKLPFFLFFEWEALYHRLLSRKYDLVHSHWLLPQGFIGAMATRLAWVPHVVTIHGGDVFGLQQKIFTPFKRFALKQADTVTVNSSATQQAVESLTPGLKNVRRISMGVDLPEASQEDTKVQSLRREYKQGKGPLIVFVGRVVEEKGIEDLIRAVPLIVKKCLDVQVLVVGEGQDRPALEKLVSNLGLTDRISFTGWVKAEKVPTYLAAADVFVGPSRQASDGWVEAQGLTFLEAMSVGTPVVATRSGGIVDSVIHEQTGLLVEERSPSQIAEAVLRLVLDQALSQKLKTLGRKLVENEYSRGETVAQFSDIYRSLISKKVKQSQL, translated from the coding sequence GTGAGTAGCAACAATTACGGCCGTATTCTCTGCCTGACATCTAACTTTCCCCGCTGGGAAGGCGATAGCACCCCCCTATTTATCCTTAACCTGGCAAAAGACCTGCAATCCCTGGGCTGGACAGTGGATGTTCTGGCTCCGCATGCACCTGGAGCTGCCAAAAAGGAACGTATCCAGGGCTTACAGGTTGAGCGCTTTCAATACTGGTGGCCAGCGGTGAGACAAAACATATGCTACCAGGGAGGGGCGCTAGTCAATCTACGAAAAAACAAAGCAGTCTTCAGCAAACTGCCATTTTTTTTGTTTTTTGAATGGGAAGCCCTATACCATCGTCTTTTATCCAGGAAATACGACTTAGTGCATTCCCACTGGCTCCTTCCTCAAGGATTTATAGGAGCTATGGCCACACGTTTGGCCTGGGTCCCTCATGTGGTCACCATTCACGGCGGTGATGTGTTCGGTTTGCAGCAAAAAATTTTTACGCCCTTCAAGCGCTTTGCTCTGAAGCAGGCGGATACAGTCACAGTAAACAGTTCAGCAACGCAACAGGCAGTGGAATCGCTCACACCTGGGTTGAAGAATGTGCGCCGTATTTCCATGGGTGTGGATCTGCCTGAGGCATCTCAGGAGGATACCAAAGTACAAAGTCTGCGCCGGGAATATAAACAGGGCAAAGGCCCACTAATTGTGTTTGTGGGACGGGTGGTGGAGGAAAAAGGGATTGAAGATCTGATTCGGGCTGTTCCGCTCATTGTAAAAAAATGCCTAGACGTGCAGGTATTGGTTGTGGGCGAGGGCCAGGACCGCCCAGCCCTAGAAAAATTAGTTTCTAATTTGGGTTTGACTGACAGAATTTCATTCACCGGCTGGGTGAAGGCGGAAAAGGTGCCGACATACCTGGCGGCTGCTGATGTCTTTGTCGGACCTTCTAGGCAGGCTAGTGACGGTTGGGTTGAAGCTCAGGGTTTGACTTTTTTGGAGGCAATGTCAGTAGGCACTCCTGTGGTGGCTACCAGAAGCGGTGGAATTGTTGATTCGGTAATTCATGAACAAACAGGTTTGCTGGTTGAAGAAAGGTCGCCAAGTCAGATTGCTGAGGCTGTGCTTCGGCTTGTGTTAGATCAGGCATTAAGTCAAAAGTTAAAAACCTTGGGCCGGAAATTGGTCGAGAATGAATATTCTCGGGGCGAAACAGTAGCGCAATTTAGCGATATTTATCGAAGTTTAATCTCAAAAAAAGTAAAACAATCTCAATTGTAA
- a CDS encoding sulfotransferase domain-containing protein: MKIQAKNKCFVFIVSGGRTGTSFLGNRLDKMIHDAFSVHEPDVFTGINKKTWQRIRTFGFYHMILGRALKKTGIRNLTQKYYSGDISYTHLCEAIINHREKYYKSIEKKLIVESYYQWYGILPALEQVFDRYKVIAIVRDPRDWVSSWINHESHFGSRDMVTRLKYRRLDPQMVGDTAFSRIWKDMSQFSKLCWTWSRVYDQILTFTKKDNNTLLVRYEDLFLTSDRDKSFIKLLDFITSFERTHFEYNFQPNLLRRRINSTNRNLFPNWRQWNKLHSQQLSEICGVQMQELGYGNEPEWLAKITVT; this comes from the coding sequence ATGAAGATACAAGCTAAAAATAAGTGCTTTGTTTTTATTGTTTCTGGTGGCAGAACCGGAACGTCATTTTTGGGCAATCGGTTGGACAAGATGATCCATGACGCTTTTTCAGTGCACGAACCTGATGTTTTTACTGGCATCAATAAAAAAACATGGCAGCGCATCAGAACTTTTGGATTTTACCATATGATTCTGGGTCGAGCCTTAAAAAAAACTGGAATACGTAATTTGACTCAAAAATATTATTCTGGAGATATTAGCTATACGCATCTTTGTGAGGCAATAATCAATCATCGCGAAAAGTATTACAAATCAATAGAGAAAAAATTGATCGTTGAATCATACTATCAATGGTATGGTATATTGCCTGCCTTGGAGCAAGTATTTGATAGATATAAAGTGATAGCTATTGTGCGAGACCCAAGGGATTGGGTTTCATCATGGATAAATCATGAGTCTCATTTTGGATCTAGGGACATGGTCACCCGACTTAAGTATCGTCGATTAGATCCCCAAATGGTTGGGGACACGGCTTTTTCTAGGATTTGGAAGGACATGTCTCAATTTTCAAAGCTTTGCTGGACTTGGTCCAGAGTATATGATCAGATCCTTACCTTTACCAAAAAAGATAATAACACTCTTCTTGTGCGTTATGAAGATCTATTTCTTACTTCTGATCGCGATAAATCTTTTATAAAACTTCTTGATTTTATAACTTCTTTTGAACGAACTCATTTCGAGTACAACTTTCAACCCAATTTACTCCGTAGGCGCATAAATTCTACTAACAGAAATTTATTCCCAAACTGGAGACAATGGAATAAATTACATTCGCAGCAGTTATCAGAAATTTGTGGAGTTCAAATGCAAGAACTTGGATACGGAAATGAACCAGAGTGGCTAGCTAAAATTACTGTAACCTAA
- a CDS encoding lysylphosphatidylglycerol synthase domain-containing protein → MRYLLNLRFLCRFGTNIKDTSERQGFRRIALILGALGFAIGLTFAIKSQPNLLHNIRWGLACVVLAVGVPLAIVGNAFEFKLSGAFMHRNIPFPRALEISIIASAANMLPLPGGVATRVIALKSYKISYKDGITINFLFAFIWAAIALLFAGICLLPYEIWMKWIFLVVGLGTGFGSLVWAGKRNIPMKTYCLAVLQRLFMVFLGALRLWLCLLALGISAGFGQAAVFVVGSIVGSVVSVVPAGLGFREGVSAGLAPIVGLAAASGFLAAALNRVLGLLILFPSALSIGLFQRKSRKEI, encoded by the coding sequence ATGAGGTACTTACTGAATCTAAGATTTTTATGCCGGTTTGGAACAAACATTAAGGACACAAGCGAGCGCCAGGGCTTTCGACGGATTGCTCTGATTCTGGGGGCTCTCGGATTTGCAATCGGATTAACTTTTGCCATCAAAAGCCAACCTAATCTTCTTCATAATATCCGCTGGGGGCTGGCTTGCGTGGTTCTTGCGGTTGGCGTCCCGCTGGCCATAGTGGGCAATGCCTTTGAATTCAAGCTCTCCGGCGCCTTTATGCATCGCAATATTCCCTTTCCCCGGGCATTGGAAATATCGATCATTGCGTCAGCTGCCAATATGCTCCCCCTTCCTGGTGGCGTGGCTACGAGGGTCATAGCCCTAAAAAGCTATAAAATCAGCTACAAAGACGGGATTACAATCAACTTTCTGTTTGCCTTTATCTGGGCGGCTATCGCATTACTTTTTGCTGGCATTTGCTTGCTACCCTACGAGATTTGGATGAAATGGATATTTCTCGTTGTCGGGCTTGGTACAGGCTTTGGAAGTCTAGTGTGGGCCGGGAAGAGAAACATCCCGATGAAAACTTATTGCCTGGCAGTATTACAGCGTTTGTTCATGGTCTTTCTGGGGGCCTTGCGCCTTTGGTTGTGCCTTCTGGCCCTTGGGATCAGCGCTGGATTTGGGCAGGCTGCTGTATTTGTCGTTGGGAGTATTGTCGGTTCGGTAGTGTCTGTAGTTCCTGCTGGACTGGGTTTTCGAGAAGGAGTATCTGCGGGACTAGCCCCTATTGTGGGGTTAGCTGCTGCTTCTGGTTTTTTGGCAGCTGCGCTGAATCGGGTGCTTGGTTTGTTAATACTTTTTCCGAGCGCTTTAAGTATTGGGCTTTTTCAACGTAAAAGCAGAAAAGAAATATGA
- a CDS encoding EAL domain-containing protein: MSSSVNKLESLYYKEQSQKFIPRDDDLRSPSVLIVEDDPMMRRSLSELLQSQKFSVIEASTNKEAKNCLSENYFNIVLVDLNLPDDSGKNLIDYINKKNINIHIIVVSGEANFENATHALQRNVYDFIKKPFNVTHLLKTVKEASKSYQKISQIADFYKKEIFSKEISSFIIENSPDFIYLLDDSGFFTYVNRKAYELLNYHNGELLGLHYSSIIYEGDLHKAQYVFNERRTGERATQGVEIRLKKFSENTLDNETPHFIYTELFARGMYRDDSVRRQNFVGTYGVIRDLTERIRSEDLIRFHLYHDSLTSLPNRTLFNDRLHMALLHAKRNKKKFSLLFLDLDNFKKINDNLGHQSGDEVLQNVAKILKKSVRESDTISRIGGDEFVILIENLDKLSETDKICYKILNAFKEPMYCQDQEVRITASIGIAVYPEHGQTKEQLMRRADMAMYKIKSKTQNSFCYYSNKDNGSCYKNLPSIELENDLYMAIENNELAMFYQPQVDCENETIVGFEALMRWFHPKFGLVSPSVFIAIAEKNGLINELGRWGLQQTCKDALYFEEKCAEPMKFSFNISAKQIHQSNFIDETLSIVNSFDLKENSIELEITESSVMHNLNAVSYFLMELRKSNISIAIDDFGSGFSSLSYLQNLFVDTLKLDRSFISNADLNKKKRTIFTAIQSMAHSLNVDLVIEGVENFSQKQYLKDLGLDSIIQGYYYSKPMSLEDLEKSLFLKYSLQF; this comes from the coding sequence ATGAGTAGCTCTGTGAACAAGTTGGAAAGTCTATACTATAAAGAACAAAGCCAGAAATTCATCCCGAGAGATGACGATCTACGATCTCCCTCCGTCTTAATTGTAGAAGATGACCCTATGATGCGGCGGAGCCTTTCTGAGCTGTTACAGTCGCAAAAATTTTCAGTCATTGAGGCTTCTACCAATAAGGAAGCCAAAAATTGTTTATCAGAAAACTATTTTAACATTGTTCTTGTCGATCTGAACCTTCCAGATGATAGTGGTAAAAATTTAATTGATTATATCAATAAAAAAAATATAAACATACACATCATAGTCGTAAGTGGAGAAGCAAATTTTGAAAACGCAACACATGCCTTACAAAGAAATGTTTATGATTTCATAAAAAAACCTTTCAATGTTACTCATCTTTTGAAAACAGTTAAAGAAGCTTCAAAAAGTTATCAAAAAATATCCCAAATAGCAGATTTTTATAAAAAAGAAATTTTTTCAAAAGAAATAAGCAGCTTTATCATCGAAAATTCCCCAGACTTCATTTACTTGTTAGATGATTCTGGTTTTTTTACCTATGTCAATAGAAAAGCCTATGAGCTTCTCAATTATCACAATGGAGAATTGTTAGGTTTACACTACTCCTCAATTATTTATGAGGGAGATCTACATAAAGCTCAATATGTTTTTAATGAAAGGCGCACTGGTGAGCGCGCGACGCAAGGAGTTGAAATACGGCTCAAGAAGTTCTCTGAAAACACATTAGATAATGAAACTCCACATTTTATATATACCGAGTTGTTTGCCCGGGGTATGTATAGAGATGATAGCGTCAGAAGGCAAAATTTTGTAGGAACGTATGGAGTGATTCGAGACCTTACTGAGAGAATACGATCTGAAGATTTGATCAGGTTTCACTTGTATCACGATAGTTTAACATCTTTGCCGAATAGGACACTTTTCAATGACAGGCTGCATATGGCTCTGTTGCACGCGAAACGAAATAAGAAAAAGTTTTCATTACTTTTTTTAGATTTAGATAACTTCAAAAAAATTAATGACAATTTGGGCCATCAGTCCGGAGATGAAGTTCTCCAAAATGTTGCTAAAATTCTGAAAAAAAGCGTACGAGAGTCTGACACCATATCAAGAATCGGTGGCGATGAATTTGTAATCCTTATAGAAAATTTAGATAAGTTAAGTGAAACAGATAAGATCTGCTATAAGATATTAAATGCTTTTAAAGAACCAATGTACTGCCAAGATCAAGAAGTACGTATTACTGCAAGCATTGGCATTGCTGTTTATCCAGAACATGGTCAGACTAAAGAGCAATTGATGCGGCGTGCCGACATGGCTATGTATAAAATTAAAAGCAAAACACAAAACAGTTTTTGCTACTATAGCAATAAAGACAATGGAAGTTGTTATAAAAATCTGCCAAGTATAGAGCTCGAAAACGATCTCTATATGGCGATAGAAAATAATGAACTGGCCATGTTTTACCAGCCTCAAGTTGATTGCGAGAACGAAACAATTGTGGGTTTTGAAGCATTAATGCGTTGGTTCCATCCCAAATTTGGGCTCGTTTCTCCTAGCGTATTCATAGCAATCGCAGAAAAAAATGGCTTGATCAATGAATTAGGAAGATGGGGACTGCAACAAACGTGTAAAGATGCATTGTATTTTGAAGAAAAATGCGCAGAGCCAATGAAATTTTCTTTTAATATTTCAGCAAAGCAAATTCATCAATCAAATTTTATTGATGAAACTTTGAGCATTGTCAACAGCTTTGACTTAAAAGAAAATTCGATTGAGCTTGAAATTACTGAAAGTAGCGTTATGCATAACCTGAATGCAGTTTCGTACTTTTTGATGGAATTACGAAAATCAAACATATCTATTGCTATCGATGATTTCGGCTCTGGCTTTTCTTCATTAAGTTATCTTCAAAATTTATTTGTCGACACACTAAAACTTGATCGTTCGTTTATTTCAAATGCTGATTTGAATAAGAAGAAACGCACCATTTTTACAGCCATCCAGTCGATGGCTCATTCACTCAATGTTGATCTTGTAATTGAGGGAGTTGAGAATTTTTCTCAAAAACAATATTTAAAGGATCTTGGCCTGGATTCTATAATTCAAGGGTATTACTATTCTAAACCCATGTCGTTGGAAGACTTAGAAAAGTCGTTGTTTCTAAAATATAGTTTGCAATTTTGA
- a CDS encoding HDOD domain-containing protein, with protein sequence MSNSIQSILDHKDLISIPQSLVNILKISNNADVEVDELADALQRDPIVTARMFGFASTIQYRPWKEVQNIKKLIIVIGLDNVRKIIYASVINQIFSKIKNELYDFYYQLWSQSLLCANINEELARIACFEDRHEFYLSGLLHRIGQFALVGYDDRMYRNVASLSAGLVNLEEIERQSCGFTSSEIGAEVVKRWELPSFISDSIQYQTLPFEKINSGADIIRTLNLSQKISSGGVNQIHANLHAINSAFGLTEGLLFQIYNDAYNKTLNMIEEMTGFRENNLVKSFQDSFKASSENLNTLVQQKALVDSVGLKNHQNISYENFLRQIREDLLILFGFDNVCFFVRGMNGQNIYGIDDTGNFTQIKKLKISLVDNNEFYKKHIYPQKITFLEYKDLQKYNILEKQLFDILQADRLLVYPLFCADKCYGLIVIENVNEINDTKLSFIKLVVDSIAQKISNAGADDFKTKEHFELQIRTAVHEMGNPLSIINTYLHILKEKLDVDDEISSQIEMIQNEIQRVGEIAAGLRNINELKDQEVAVDINRLLNHLTNFFEKSIFENKSITCTVNLDEPLPVIQANEDKLKQIVINIIKNAVESFTDSGQLWLTTRDNVISNGTFYIEIEIEDNGPGIDKNIFETIFHPHVSTKNGHSGLGLSVVKSLVADIKGDIRCATGRKGSRFQILIPREVAQDNLGRIDE encoded by the coding sequence ATGAGCAATTCCATACAGAGCATATTAGACCATAAAGATCTAATATCTATCCCTCAGAGTCTAGTAAATATATTAAAGATTTCTAATAATGCAGATGTTGAAGTAGATGAACTAGCTGATGCCCTACAAAGAGATCCTATTGTTACGGCTCGGATGTTTGGATTTGCTTCTACAATACAGTATAGACCTTGGAAGGAAGTTCAAAACATAAAAAAATTAATAATTGTGATTGGCTTAGATAATGTAAGAAAAATAATTTACGCAAGCGTCATAAATCAAATTTTTTCCAAAATAAAAAATGAACTTTATGATTTCTATTATCAATTGTGGAGCCAGTCTCTTTTATGTGCAAATATAAATGAAGAGCTGGCTCGTATAGCTTGCTTTGAAGATAGACATGAATTTTACCTTTCCGGCCTTTTGCATAGAATAGGCCAATTTGCCTTGGTAGGCTACGATGATAGAATGTATCGAAATGTCGCTTCGCTGTCAGCCGGTTTAGTAAACTTAGAAGAAATTGAGCGTCAAAGTTGTGGTTTTACCTCTTCTGAGATAGGGGCCGAGGTGGTCAAAAGATGGGAATTGCCGTCGTTCATATCAGATTCGATTCAATATCAAACGCTGCCATTTGAAAAAATAAATTCAGGAGCTGATATAATTCGCACTTTGAATTTGTCGCAAAAAATATCAAGTGGTGGTGTGAATCAAATACATGCAAATTTACATGCCATAAATTCTGCATTTGGGCTTACTGAGGGGTTGCTATTTCAGATATACAACGATGCATACAATAAAACATTGAATATGATCGAAGAAATGACTGGATTTCGTGAAAACAATCTAGTCAAAAGTTTTCAAGATAGCTTTAAAGCAAGTAGCGAAAATCTCAACACTCTTGTCCAACAAAAAGCTTTGGTTGACTCTGTAGGTTTAAAAAATCATCAGAACATCTCATATGAAAATTTCTTGAGGCAAATACGAGAAGATCTGCTTATTCTATTTGGGTTTGATAATGTTTGTTTCTTTGTCAGAGGAATGAACGGTCAAAATATTTATGGCATTGATGATACGGGAAATTTCACGCAGATTAAAAAGTTGAAAATAAGTTTAGTGGATAACAATGAATTTTATAAAAAACATATATACCCTCAAAAAATAACGTTTTTAGAATATAAGGACCTCCAAAAGTACAACATTTTAGAGAAGCAACTTTTTGATATTTTACAAGCCGACAGGCTATTAGTTTACCCACTTTTTTGTGCTGATAAATGTTACGGCCTCATCGTCATAGAGAATGTAAATGAAATCAACGATACTAAGCTTTCTTTTATCAAGCTGGTTGTTGATAGCATAGCCCAAAAAATATCGAACGCTGGTGCTGATGATTTTAAGACTAAAGAGCACTTTGAATTACAGATACGAACTGCCGTACATGAAATGGGCAACCCATTGTCAATAATAAATACATACTTGCATATTTTAAAAGAAAAATTAGATGTGGATGATGAAATTTCTTCACAAATTGAAATGATCCAAAATGAAATTCAAAGAGTTGGTGAAATAGCAGCAGGTCTTCGAAATATAAATGAGCTGAAAGACCAAGAGGTGGCTGTCGATATTAATCGACTTTTAAATCACCTTACAAATTTTTTCGAAAAATCTATTTTTGAAAATAAGAGCATCACATGTACTGTTAACCTAGATGAGCCTCTTCCTGTAATCCAGGCCAATGAAGATAAATTAAAACAGATAGTTATCAATATAATCAAAAATGCTGTGGAGTCTTTCACAGATAGTGGACAATTGTGGCTCACGACACGTGACAATGTCATCAGCAATGGCACATTTTATATTGAAATCGAAATCGAAGACAATGGGCCCGGCATAGACAAAAATATTTTTGAAACGATATTTCACCCCCATGTCAGTACCAAAAACGGGCATTCCGGACTCGGACTGTCCGTGGTTAAAAGCCTGGTTGCAGATATAAAGGGAGATATCCGTTGTGCAACTGGAAGAAAAGGGTCTCGATTCCAAATACTTATTCCTAGAGAAGTCGCTCAAGATAATCTGGGGAGGATCGATGAGTAG
- a CDS encoding NfeD family protein, protein MEILSSVWLIWFLLGIGLALLELFMPGFVIIFMALGCWLVALAVLVWPLSLTQQILLFIGGTILSIVFLRSRFMKTFRGSSSDTASAGYDDFPSGVHVSVVKKITPESTGRIRYRGTFWDASAEEEIDEGEIVEIVDFAGSSRQAFFVRKV, encoded by the coding sequence ATGGAGATATTGTCTTCGGTGTGGCTGATCTGGTTTCTACTAGGTATTGGTCTGGCCTTATTGGAACTTTTTATGCCCGGCTTCGTGATCATTTTCATGGCCTTGGGCTGCTGGCTGGTCGCGTTGGCGGTCCTTGTGTGGCCGTTGTCCCTGACGCAGCAGATCCTGCTGTTTATCGGAGGGACAATTCTCTCGATTGTGTTTTTGCGAAGCCGGTTCATGAAGACGTTTCGAGGATCGTCCTCGGATACGGCATCAGCAGGATACGATGATTTTCCCTCCGGTGTTCATGTTTCGGTGGTCAAAAAAATCACCCCGGAGAGCACGGGGCGAATCAGATATCGGGGAACGTTTTGGGATGCGAGTGCAGAGGAAGAAATTGATGAAGGGGAAATCGTGGAGATCGTCGATTTTGCCGGTTCTTCCCGACAAGCATTCTTTGTGCGCAAAGTTTAG